One Kwoniella pini CBS 10737 chromosome 11, complete sequence DNA segment encodes these proteins:
- a CDS encoding succinate dehydrogenase [ubiquinone] iron-sulfur subunit, mitochondrial translates to MFKPSTTSSALRAIPSSSRTIASSSLLIRSFHATSSASLATPSENKPAQTKEFKIYRWNPDTPSEKPKLQSYKVDLSQCGPMMLDALIKIKNELDPTLTFRRSCREGICGSCAMNIDGVNTLACLCRIDKDVKKPSKVYPLPHMYIVKDLVPDLTLFYKQYKSIEPFLKNDNPPAQGEFLQTQEDRKKLDGMYECILCACCSTSCPSYWWNQDQYLGPAVLMQAYRWMADSRDSYGAERKEKMQNTMSLYRCHTIFNCSRTCPKGLNPALAIAKMKLEMATE, encoded by the exons ATGTTTAAACCCTCAACTACTTCATCTGCTTTACGAGctattccttcttcatcaagaactatcgcttcttcttctttattaattaGATCATTTCATGCTACTTCAAGTGCATCTTTAGCTACTCCTTCAGAAAATAAACCAGCACAAActaaagaatttaaaatttatcGATGG AACCCAGATACACCTAGtgaaaaaccaaaattaCAATCTTATAAAGTCGATTTATCACAATGTGGTCCTATGATGTTAGATGCTTTA atcaaaatcaaaaatgaaCTCGATCCTACACTTACATTCCGAAGATCATGTAGAGAAGGTATTTGTGGATCATGCGCTATGAATATCGATGGTGTAAATACTTTAGCTTGTTTATGtagaattgataaagatgttAAGAAACCTTCAAAAGTTTACCCATTACCACATA TGTACATTGTCAAAGATTTAGTACCAGATCTTACTCTCTTCTA CAAACAATACAAATCTATTGAACCTTTCCTTAAAAACGATAACCCTCCTGCTCAAGGTGAATTCCTTCAAACTCAAGAAGACAGAAAGAAACTCGATGGAATGTACGAATGTATCCTTTGTGCATGTTGTTCAACTTCTTGTCCATCT TACTGGTggaatcaagatcaatattTGGGTCCTGCCGTTTTGATGCAAGCTTACAGATGGATGGCCGATTCAAGA GATTCATACGGTGCTgagagaaaggaaaagatgCAAAACACAATGTCTTTATACCGATGTCACACTATCTTTAAC TGTTCCCGAACATGTCCTAAGGGTCTTAACCCAGCTTTGGCAATTGCCAAGATGAAACTTGAAATGGCTACTGAGTAA
- a CDS encoding malate dehydrogenase, NAD-dependent encodes MFSRSVARSSSTLVRGFASSARSNRKVAVLGAAGGIGQPMSLLLKTDPLVTGLSLYDIRGAPGVAADISHVNTHSEVKGYEKDDIKAALTGAEVVIIPAGVPRKPGMTRDDLFNTNASIVRDLAEACAEYCPKAYIGIISNPVNSTVPIFAEVLKKKGVFDPKRLFGVTTLDVVRASRFLGEIKGADPKDIKVTVVGGHSGATIVPLLSQTAQGKDVSGEAYKALVNRIQFGGDEVVKAKAGTGSATLSMGYAGARFANSLIRALNGESGVVEPTFVKSPLYESEGVAYFATNVELGPEGVKKINPVGELSAEEQELLKACLPDLAKNIKKGVEFATQA; translated from the exons ATGTTTTCTCGATCAGTTGCtagatcttcttctacccTCGTTAGAGGTTTCGCTTCTTCCGCTAGATCAAATAGGAAAGTAGCTGTTCTTGGTGCTGCAG GTGGTATTGGTCAACCTATGTCCCTTCTCCTTAAAACCGATCCTCTCGTTACtggattatcattataCGATATTAGAGGTGCACCAGGTGTAGCTGCTGATATTTCTCACGTTAACACTCACTCCGAAGTTAAGGGTTATGAGAAAGATGA CATCAAGGCCGCTCTTACCGGTGCCGAAGTCGTTATCATCCCTGCTGGTGTCCCAAGAAAGCCCGGTATGAC CCGAGATGACCTTTTC AACACCAACGCTTCCATTGTCCGAGACCTCGCCGAAGCATGTGCCGAATACTGTCCTAAAGCTTACATCGGTATCATTTCCAACCCTGTCAACTCTACCGTCCCCATCTTCGCTGAGGTcctcaagaagaaaggtgTCTTCGACCCAAAGAGATTGTTCGGTGTTACCACCCTTGATGTTGTTCGAGCTTCCCGATTCCTTGGTGAAATTAAAGGTGCCGACCCCAAAGACATCAAAGTCACCGTTGTAGGTGGTCACTCTGGTGCTACTATCGTACCTCTCCTTTCTCAAACCGCTCAAGGTAAAGATGTCTCTGGTGAGGCTTACAAGGCTTTGGTCAACCGAATCCAATTCGGTGGTGACG AGGTCGTCAAGGCTAAAGCTGGTACCGGTTCAGCTACCCTTTCTATGGGTTACGCTGGTGCTCGATTCGCCAACTCTCTTATCAGAGCTCTTAACGGTGAATCAGGTGTTGTTGAACCAACTTTCGTTAAATCACCATTATACGAATCTGAAGGTGTCGCATACTTTGCTACCAATGTTGAACTTGGTCCTGAAGGAGTTAAGAAAATTAACCCTGTTGGTGAACTTTCCGCTGAGGAGCAAGAATTACTTAAAGCTTGTCTTCCTGA CCTTGCTAAAAACATCAAGAAGGGTGTTGAATTCGCTACTCAAGCTTAA
- a CDS encoding 26S protease regulatory subunit 7: MAPKEDWEKYEKKVTDEKEEKIVALDESDIQILKTYGQGPYSLALKKIESELKEIQKRVNEKMGVRESDTGLASANLWDVAADKQRQGQRPLQVARCQTIIKATNTIPEGQALNPQDGAGAGNPEGDKYVISIKQVAKFVVGLGEQVAPTDVEEGMRVGVDHTNYKIMIPLPPKIDPSVTMMQVEERPSVTYADVGGCKEQIEKLREVVELPLLEPERFANLGIEPPKGVLLYGPPGTGKTLCARAVANRTDSTFIRVIGSELVQKYIGEGARMVRELFEMARSKKACIIFFDEVDAIGGARFDDGAGGDNEVQRTMLELINQLDGFDARGNIKVIMATNRPDTLDPALLRPGRLDRKVEFSLPDNEGRSHILKIHGKSMSVERDIRYDLIARLCPNATGAELKSVATEAGMFAIRARRKVATERDFLDAVEKVIRQGTKFSSTALYAQYN; encoded by the exons ATGGCGCCCAAGGA GGATTGGGAAAAGT acgaaaagaaggtgaCAGAcgagaaggaagaaaagataGTCG CCCTTGATGAATCGGATATTCAAATCTTGAAGACATAT GGTCAAGGACCATATTCTTTAGCTCTCAAGAAGATAGAATCAGAGCTGAAAGAGATTCAAAAGCGTGTAAACGAGAAAATGGGTGTGAGAGAATCTGATACAGGATTGGCATCTGCAAACTTGTGGGATGTGGCGGCGGACAAACAACGTCAAGGTCAAAGACCTCTACAAGTTGCCCGATGTCAAACAATCATCAAAGCTA CCAACACTATACCCGAAGGTCAAGCTCTTAATCCACAAGACGGTGCTGGGGCAGGGAACCCCGAGGGGGACAAATACGTGATCTCGATCAAACAAGTGGCTAAATTCGTTGTTGGATTGGGTGAACAAGTTGCCCCAACAGATGTAGAGGAAGGTATGCGAGTCGG TGTTGATCACACAAACTACAAAATCATGATCCCATTACCGCCTAAGATAGATCCTTCAGTCACGATGATGCAG GTCGAGGAGAGACCATCGGTAACATACGCAGATGTCGGAGGATGCAAAGAGCAAATTGAGAAGTTAAGAGAAGTAGTCGAGCTTCCTTTGTTAGAA CCTGAGCGATTCGCGAATCTCGGTATTGAGCCCCCTAAAGGTGTATTGCTATATGGTCCTCCTGGTACTGGTAAAACACTGTGTGCCCGAGCTGTGGCAAACCGAACAGACAGTACTTTCATTCGAG TCATCGGTTCAGAATTGGTACAAAAATATATCGGTGAAGGTGCACGAATGGTTAGAGAATTATTCGAAATGGCTCGATCGAAGAAAGCATGtataatcttctttgacGAAGTTGATGCTATCGGTGGAGCAcgatttgatgatggtgCGGGTGGTGATAATGAAGTACAAAGAACTATGTTGGAATTGATCAACCAATTGGATGGTTTCGATGCTAGAGGAAATATCAAGGTTATCATGGCTACCAATAG ACCCGATACCCTTGATCCTGCTTTATTGAGACCTGGAAGATTGGACAGGAAAGTGGAATTCAGTCTACCCGATAACGAAGGTAGAAGTCATATTCTGAAGATACACGGAAAGAG TATGAGTGTGGAACGAGATATCCGATATGACCTTATTGCTCGATTATGTCCAAATGCAACCGGAGCTGAATTGAAATCCGTAGCAACTGAG GCCGGTATGTTCGCAATTCGAGCCAGGAGAAAGGTAGCTACCGAACGAGATTTCCTTGATGCCGTAGAAAAGGTTATTCGACAAGGAACTAAATTCTCCAGTACGGCTTTATACGCTCAATACAATTAG